From Pseudalkalibacillus hwajinpoensis:
AACCTTTTTGAATAGTATGTAAAACATCTCTCCGTTTAGTCTTGTTCTTGATCTTGGTTTTGGTCTTGATCTTAAAAAACGCTGATAAAGCGTTTTTTTTACAAATCTAGTTTACATAATGAAGCTTATTGGAAATGAATGATAATGAAAACTTTGATATAATCATAAGTAAATACGTATATACAGTATAATGGTTTAACTTTTTACTGATTGAAGCATACTATGAAAGGGGAAAAAATTAAAATGAGCGCGGTGAATGAAATGGAACGAAAAGTCATTAAAATGGGAAACAGCTTAGGGGTTAACATGACGGAAGCCTTGAAACGAATTGGAGCCAAAAAAGGCGATGCCTTGGCCATTGAAATTGAAAATGGGGAAATCAAAATTAAAAAGCAGCAAACCAAAGTGGATCTTCCGGCAGGACTAAGCGAGGATTTTTTCGACGTATTAGAAAGTACGATCCAAGATTATGACCAAACCTTAAAAGGGTTAAAAGATCGATAATGAGTGAAATTCGTTATGTAACGGAAGCAGAAACGGTCGCACTAAATCTGTATCTCATTCGCAAATATAGCCCAAGTGAAACAGCAGGGGTGAAAGATTCAGCACTCCTTAATTCAGCCATTAATCGACCCAAACAGTCCGTTTTAGGAGAAGAAGCTTATCCCTCTATTGCAGCGAAAGCAGCTGCCTTGTTTGAATCACTCGCTAAAAATCATGCTTTTCATAATGCGAATAAACGAACAGCTTTTACCGCCCTACTCCAATTTTTAAAATATAATCACTTCACATTAACGATGGAACCGAAACAAGCAGAGGATTTCACCGTAGATACAGTAAATCATAAGTACACGTTCGAAGAATTAGTTCAAACAATCGAAAATTATACGAAACCCATGCCTACTTCAAGCTGAAATGGGCATTTTTTTGCACCTATTTTTGAAGTTCAATTTTATCTTACCTTGAAGGACATGTGATAGTGCCCAACCCTAAAAAAAAGCACCTGTATTCAAACTTCAGGCGCTTTTCATAATTCAACTTATCGGAACTAATAACTGTTATCTTTATTTTTGTGTCTCTCATAATCATCTAAAATAACTTTTAAAAGGCGCTCTATGGCTAAATAAATAGTTATTATAATGTATACAAAATAATCCTCAAAGCTATTCGTAGGCGGCGAATCAGTTACAACTAAGAACTTATTAAACGTGCCTTTAATTGCTAGAAATACTAGAAGAATATACACAACTATTTTTCGCATTTCCATGCTTTCTTTATCTCGAAAAGCCATATATACCCATATTATTAATCCTATAGGTAATATAGTGAAAATAGTATAATAACCACTTAGGTTCAATCTCAATAACGGTACTAATTGAAAAATAAAGAGAAAAAATACAACCAAGTTAAATAATGAAGGTAACTGTAAAAACACCAAACTAATTTTCCTGATTATATAATTATTTTTTGGTAAGCTACTATGAATGGTATCTATAATTCCTTTAAACTTCATTTTTGACTTTAGATTAGAAATCACAATAGATAGTAGTATCAATACGATTGCAAAAACGAAAAAAATCAAATTCTTAACATAGGTTGTAAATTCAATAAAAAACAGGAAAAATACTCCTATTGCTATAAAGAGGAAAATTAACTCTAAGCCGATAAAAACAGATTCTCGTTTTGCCTGTTTAATTATTAATCTTGATAGTTTATTAGATATAATTTCAACACTAGGAATAATTAATTTATTGAACAAAACATACAGCAATCCTATTAATATTGAAATCATAATAACACTAGTACAAATAATGATTAGGTTGTACATAAAGCCTACCTCCTAAAGAACCAATATTGCTACATGGTAACGACCGATTGAAGCAGAGTTGTTCCTTTAAACAAGCTTAAAACAATATAGAAATGCGATTACAGAAAGTTATATAAGTAAATAATACATATATATCGAATACGAAAAAAAGAGAGTAACGAAAAGAATACGAAGTCGAACGAAAACCATCGACATTAACGAAAATGCCTTATATAATTAAGTTAAAATATAATTGCTACTCTCTTCGTAATACTCGTTTTTCAACTTCACTGTGGAACGTACCACGGAACATTCCATGGTACGTTCCACAAATGAAATTTATAGATAAAACATACAAAGAAACCAGGTGCTGATACACCTGGTTTGCTGCAACTGCCCTTTTGACTAGATCACTAAATTCGACTTTCTTTGTTTGCAGACAAAGGAAGTCATTTTTTTATTTTTTCAATAAGCACAACAATGAAGCTCAAAAGCGAGATGAGCAAAATATTGCTCATAATAATCATCATTTAATCACCTCCTTATTGGAGGTTTTAGCAGTGCAGCTCAAGAATATTTTATCACGCTAATTAGATTTAAAGTGAAAATCCTTTCGACATATCTTTAAAAAGAAATAACAATAAAAACTTCCTTTTCGATAGCATAAATGCTATCATTAAGGTAATAATATTGAGTAAAGGTTGAAGTTTATGCCCTATGACATTATTTACGAAGGAAACGTTAAAGCATTTGAGCACTATTTGCTCCACAAAGCAGAACAAGAATTTCAACAAAGAGGACACAGGGGCATGTGGTGTCAGTTAACCGATATCTATCTCCGCCAACTTAAAATTATTATGGAAGATCCATTCCCACCAGCTGAGGTCGATACAGATGATGACGAAGATCCTCCGTCCATAAAACACCTCACTGTAAATGTTGCCTTTGACAATTTTTTTCGTTGGGGATTACGAATACCAAGAACTAGGACTGGGAACCATCGAATTATATTTGCGATTCATAATTATCATAAAGTTGTCCTTCTCCATCACTTTGATAAAAAATATAATGGTGCCATTCAAATCAAGGACATTCAACCAGCCGAAGCACGCTATGAAAATTATTGTGTTCACGACCCAACATACTGATTTTTTCTAAGAAAGGATTGAATAAAATGAGTGATGTTTTTAAAAAATACGCTGACATAGTGGGCAATGATCACGTTGAAAAACTTCAACAACAAGGATACATTGCTGCTCAAATCAAAAAACAGCGTCGCCAATTAAAGATTTCCCAACAAGAACTTGCTGACCGGATTGGGAAGCCTAAATCAACAATTGGTCGAATTGAAGCTGGACTTACTGTTCCACGTGCAGATACACTGTATTCACTATCTAAAGCTTTAAATATCCCGTTTATCATTGATGGTACAGATCAGGACTCACCTAATAACTATTTGGAAGTATGATTTCTTAATAAAAAGCCCAAACGAGAATGTAGTAATGTATTCTCATTTGGGCTTTTTATGGATCAATGTGAAACTGAAACGATACACGCCACATACGTTACCGTCTTCTTTATAACGAAAAGCTATCCATCACAGAATTGATCATGTCATCATTGATCCCAATATACCTCAGCGTAATCGACGGACTACTGTGGCCAAAAATTTCCTGCAACATCGCCACATCCTTCGTGCGCTGGTAAAAGTGATACCCGAACGTCTTCCGCAGCGTATGCGTCCCGATCGCGCCTTCAATCCCGACCACCTTTGCCGCCTCATTGATGATCTTCCAGGCCATCACCCGGCTGATCGGCTTGTTGCCCTGGCGTGATGAAAATAAATAGTCCGACGCTGTTAAACCCTTCGTGTATTTCGCAATCTCCTGCTGTAGGGCCACCGTCATGCGGACTTTCCGGATCTTGCCGGTCTTTTGCTCCTTAATCCGCAAATGCGTGGCTGAAGCCACATCCATCACCCTTAAGGGCAGGATATCACCAATCCGTAAGCCCGAATTGATCCCAAACGCAAATAAGAAGTAATCGCGGTACGATTTATGCAACAAATGCTCCTTCATCTCCCGGATCTGGTCCGGATCGCGAATCGGTTCGACCGTATTGGCACCTTTTAGTCCCATGCTTCTTCCTCCTCATCCGAAAACAGCACTTCACGCAATTCCACCGGCTGCTGCTTCATCTCATTTGCACATCGCTGACAGACGGTCACCTCATCGACCGTTAGGTAAGCGACCACATCGCCTGGTTCAAAATCCCGAAAGCACGCCACACAATTGGAGGACCAGGTGTGTCCCTTTATAC
This genomic window contains:
- a CDS encoding AbrB/MazE/SpoVT family DNA-binding domain-containing protein → MSAVNEMERKVIKMGNSLGVNMTEALKRIGAKKGDALAIEIENGEIKIKKQQTKVDLPAGLSEDFFDVLESTIQDYDQTLKGLKDR
- a CDS encoding type II toxin-antitoxin system death-on-curing family toxin, producing the protein MSEIRYVTEAETVALNLYLIRKYSPSETAGVKDSALLNSAINRPKQSVLGEEAYPSIAAKAAALFESLAKNHAFHNANKRTAFTALLQFLKYNHFTLTMEPKQAEDFTVDTVNHKYTFEELVQTIENYTKPMPTSS
- a CDS encoding type II toxin-antitoxin system RelE/ParE family toxin is translated as MPYDIIYEGNVKAFEHYLLHKAEQEFQQRGHRGMWCQLTDIYLRQLKIIMEDPFPPAEVDTDDDEDPPSIKHLTVNVAFDNFFRWGLRIPRTRTGNHRIIFAIHNYHKVVLLHHFDKKYNGAIQIKDIQPAEARYENYCVHDPTY
- a CDS encoding helix-turn-helix domain-containing protein, which codes for MSDVFKKYADIVGNDHVEKLQQQGYIAAQIKKQRRQLKISQQELADRIGKPKSTIGRIEAGLTVPRADTLYSLSKALNIPFIIDGTDQDSPNNYLEV
- a CDS encoding site-specific integrase, encoding MGLKGANTVEPIRDPDQIREMKEHLLHKSYRDYFLFAFGINSGLRIGDILPLRVMDVASATHLRIKEQKTGKIRKVRMTVALQQEIAKYTKGLTASDYLFSSRQGNKPISRVMAWKIINEAAKVVGIEGAIGTHTLRKTFGYHFYQRTKDVAMLQEIFGHSSPSITLRYIGINDDMINSVMDSFSL